A single genomic interval of Magnetospirillum sp. 15-1 harbors:
- a CDS encoding ABC transporter substrate-binding protein, whose product MHRTFWKAARAAMVGLAAQAAVVGVAALAAFPAGAETVKVGVILTYSGRDAALGEQIDRAINLYIKLHGAELPAGLNVELVRRDDTGPNPDVAKRLAQELILREKVQMLTGGQWTPNATAVAALSKEAKVPFVVMTAGGSAVTEQSPYVIRTGWTLWQTSYPLGQWAAKQGLKKAYTVVSDFAPGHDGETAFIKGFTENGGDIVGSVRIPLKTSDYLPYLQKVKEANPETIYLFNPGGPQATAFMKAFDDIGLTRSKVRILGPGDITSDDELPNMGKAALGVTTLLQYSPSADRPENKEFVAAWKKEYGEASVPTFFAVAGWDGMKAVFDAIIAQKGKIEADKTIAFLANWSNPKSPRGPIKIDPATRDIVQNQYIRRVEEVGGKLANVEVETIPQVADPWKAMKK is encoded by the coding sequence ATGCATCGAACATTCTGGAAGGCGGCGCGGGCCGCAATGGTCGGGCTGGCGGCGCAAGCCGCCGTGGTCGGAGTAGCGGCGCTGGCGGCGTTTCCCGCCGGTGCGGAAACGGTCAAGGTCGGAGTGATTCTGACCTATTCGGGGCGCGATGCGGCGCTGGGCGAGCAGATCGACCGCGCCATCAATCTCTACATCAAGCTGCATGGCGCCGAACTGCCGGCCGGACTCAATGTGGAACTGGTCCGGCGCGACGATACCGGTCCCAACCCGGATGTGGCCAAGCGTCTGGCCCAGGAACTGATCCTGCGCGAGAAGGTTCAGATGCTGACCGGCGGCCAATGGACGCCCAACGCCACGGCGGTGGCGGCGCTGTCCAAGGAAGCCAAGGTCCCCTTCGTGGTGATGACGGCGGGCGGTTCGGCGGTGACCGAACAATCGCCTTACGTCATCCGCACCGGCTGGACCCTGTGGCAGACCAGCTATCCCCTGGGGCAATGGGCGGCCAAGCAGGGGCTGAAGAAGGCCTATACCGTGGTCAGCGACTTCGCTCCCGGCCATGACGGCGAGACCGCCTTCATCAAGGGCTTCACCGAGAATGGCGGCGACATCGTCGGATCGGTCCGCATCCCGCTCAAGACCAGTGATTACCTGCCCTATCTGCAAAAGGTCAAGGAAGCCAATCCCGAGACCATCTACCTGTTCAATCCGGGCGGTCCCCAGGCCACCGCCTTCATGAAGGCCTTCGACGACATCGGACTGACCCGGTCCAAGGTGAGGATTCTCGGCCCCGGCGATATCACCAGCGACGACGAACTGCCCAACATGGGCAAGGCGGCGCTGGGCGTCACCACCTTGCTGCAGTATTCGCCGTCGGCCGACCGGCCCGAGAACAAGGAATTCGTGGCGGCCTGGAAGAAGGAATACGGCGAGGCGTCGGTTCCCACCTTCTTCGCCGTGGCCGGCTGGGACGGCATGAAGGCCGTCTTCGACGCCATCATCGCCCAGAAGGGCAAGATCGAGGCGGACAAGACCATCGCCTTCCTGGCCAACTGGTCCAACCCCAAGAGTCCGCGCGGCCCCATCAAGATCGATCCGGCCACCCGCGACATCGTCCAGAACCAGTATATCCGCCGGGTCGAGGAGGTGGGCGGCAAGCTGGCCAATGTCGAGGTCGAGACCATTCCCCAGGTCGCCGATCCGTGGAAGGCCATGAAGAAGTAG
- a CDS encoding MFS transporter: MDMGIQATTRWSVVGVSILAGVVAAAHIGKVPTVIPALRGELGLGLVAAGWVVSMFNTLGSACGIVQGMIGDTLGHRRSALVGLLLLAIGGGVGALSSDEVLLLIGRCIEGVGFISVVVSCPGLILAATAPRDRRLTFGLLGVYMPTGVAIALATAPFIEAALGWRGLWMVLAGVSLGMAALLAWITRELPGNDAVPGAGTVRGVADDLLMTLRQPGLWWLAAAFTAYTVQWSSLLVWLPSVLMETRRTDAVGAAGLTALIAAANAPGGVLGAWLLHCRIPRGQLVVGANAAMGLCCIGIFSPTLSDQTRFALCLLFSGLGGILPSAVLGGTAVHASGPRQIGAANGMVIQGSNLGQLIGPLTAAGLVSLFGNWDSVRSFLVGAAMLGVIAGLLVEQSERRLSYSEAD; encoded by the coding sequence ATGGACATGGGGATACAGGCAACGACACGGTGGTCCGTGGTCGGCGTATCGATCCTGGCCGGCGTGGTGGCCGCGGCTCATATCGGCAAGGTTCCGACGGTGATTCCGGCCTTGCGCGGCGAACTCGGCCTGGGGCTGGTCGCCGCCGGCTGGGTGGTCTCCATGTTCAATACCCTGGGCTCGGCCTGCGGCATCGTCCAGGGCATGATCGGAGACACGCTCGGCCATCGCCGGTCCGCCCTTGTCGGTCTTCTCCTGCTGGCGATCGGCGGAGGGGTGGGGGCCCTGTCCTCCGATGAGGTGCTGCTGCTGATCGGACGCTGTATCGAAGGCGTCGGGTTCATCTCGGTGGTGGTGTCCTGTCCGGGCCTGATCCTGGCCGCGACGGCGCCCCGCGACCGGCGGCTGACATTCGGGCTTCTTGGGGTCTACATGCCGACCGGCGTGGCGATCGCCCTGGCCACGGCGCCCTTCATCGAAGCCGCCTTGGGGTGGCGGGGGCTCTGGATGGTGCTGGCCGGGGTTTCCCTCGGCATGGCCGCCCTCCTGGCCTGGATCACGCGGGAATTGCCCGGGAACGATGCCGTCCCCGGCGCCGGTACCGTCCGGGGCGTCGCCGACGACTTGCTGATGACGCTCCGGCAGCCGGGGCTGTGGTGGCTGGCCGCCGCCTTCACCGCCTATACCGTGCAGTGGTCGTCCCTGCTCGTATGGCTGCCCAGTGTGCTCATGGAGACCCGGCGGACCGATGCGGTCGGCGCCGCCGGGCTGACCGCCCTGATCGCCGCCGCCAATGCCCCCGGCGGCGTTCTCGGCGCATGGCTGCTGCATTGCCGTATCCCTCGCGGCCAACTGGTCGTCGGTGCCAATGCGGCCATGGGATTGTGCTGCATCGGGATTTTCTCTCCCACGCTCAGCGACCAGACCCGCTTTGCCCTGTGCCTGCTCTTTTCCGGTCTGGGTGGAATTTTGCCGTCCGCCGTGCTTGGCGGCACGGCCGTGCATGCCTCCGGGCCGCGCCAGATCGGGGCGGCCAACGGAATGGTCATACAAGGCTCCAATCTCGGCCAGCTGATCGGCCCGCTGACGGCGGCAGGCCTGGTCAGCCTGTTCGGCAATTGGGACAGCGTCCGCAGCTTCCTGGTCGGAGCCGCCATGCTTGGAGTGATCGCCGGGCTTCTGGTCGAGCAAAGCGAACGGAGGTTGTCTTATTCAGAGGCCGACTGA
- a CDS encoding CaiB/BaiF CoA-transferase family protein, whose amino-acid sequence MMQPLTGLKVVDFSTLLPGPLASLMLAEAGAEVVKVERPGFGDESRLMSSAVFAMLNRGKRSLCIDLKDERRRAELLDVIARADILIEQFRPGVMARSGLGWDAVREINPRLIYCSITGYGQSGPKAARAGHDLNYLAEAGVLSQSRSMPPVLIADIVGGAYPAVINILLALAARDRDGEGRHIDVAMTDNLYPLMFWDLAQGLVAGSWPSAGQGFFTGGLPRYRLYETADNRMLAVGAVEDRFWAEFCAVIDLPPSLRDDRRDPAATAEGVAKLVRRHPSDHWRAIFADKDACCSVVEDLEAALNAPHAQSRDLFGYQVQLEGGEVIPALPVAVAPAFRSERRVAAAPRLGEANGYGNV is encoded by the coding sequence ATGATGCAGCCGCTAACGGGTCTTAAGGTGGTGGATTTCAGCACTTTGCTGCCTGGCCCGCTGGCATCCCTGATGCTGGCGGAGGCGGGGGCGGAGGTTGTCAAGGTCGAGCGCCCCGGCTTCGGGGACGAAAGCCGCCTCATGTCCTCCGCTGTTTTCGCCATGCTGAACCGGGGCAAACGCAGCCTTTGCATCGATCTGAAGGACGAGCGGCGGCGGGCGGAACTGCTCGACGTCATTGCCCGCGCCGATATTCTTATCGAACAGTTCCGCCCCGGAGTGATGGCCCGTTCCGGCCTGGGGTGGGATGCCGTCCGCGAGATCAATCCGCGACTGATCTATTGCTCCATTACCGGATATGGTCAGTCCGGTCCCAAGGCCGCGCGGGCCGGGCACGACCTGAATTATCTGGCCGAGGCGGGCGTGTTGTCGCAGTCCCGGTCCATGCCGCCGGTCCTGATCGCCGATATCGTCGGCGGGGCTTACCCGGCGGTGATCAATATCCTCCTGGCCCTGGCGGCGCGCGACCGCGACGGAGAAGGCCGCCACATCGACGTGGCCATGACGGACAACCTGTACCCGCTCATGTTCTGGGACCTGGCCCAGGGGCTGGTGGCGGGGAGTTGGCCGTCGGCCGGGCAGGGATTCTTTACCGGCGGCTTGCCGCGCTACCGCCTGTACGAAACCGCCGACAACCGGATGCTGGCGGTCGGCGCCGTGGAAGACCGGTTTTGGGCGGAATTCTGCGCCGTCATCGATCTGCCTCCTTCCTTGCGCGATGACCGGCGTGATCCCGCCGCCACTGCCGAAGGGGTGGCGAAGCTGGTCAGGCGGCACCCGTCCGACCACTGGCGGGCGATCTTCGCCGACAAGGATGCGTGTTGCAGCGTGGTCGAGGACCTGGAGGCCGCGCTGAACGCCCCCCATGCCCAAAGCCGCGACCTGTTCGGGTATCAGGTCCAACTGGAGGGTGGGGAGGTGATCCCCGCCCTGCCCGTGGCGGTGGCGCCGGCCTTCCGGTCGGAACGGCGCGTCGCGGCGGCTCCGCGTCTTGGGGAGGCCAACGGGTATGGAAATGTTTGA
- a CDS encoding TetR/AcrR family transcriptional regulator produces the protein MARTRSQDYDAIKVAILDKAADLFAKQGFANTSITEISEVSGLSKSGIYHYFKSKHEVLDTIISEHVETVFDVVGSAMQASPEPVKQFETLTLLLMKTYSRSKSRHTVLMNELGCLHERERERIVALERRVVRFTESIIEKINPNLMKSVGVSRPVIMLFFGMINWTYTWYDAGLSVSPERLARMASSIFMNGLQATDFTDNGKPL, from the coding sequence ATGGCGAGGACCCGGTCCCAGGATTATGACGCGATCAAGGTCGCCATTCTTGATAAGGCGGCCGATCTGTTCGCGAAGCAGGGCTTTGCCAATACGTCGATTACCGAGATATCGGAAGTAAGCGGTCTTTCAAAATCGGGCATATACCATTACTTCAAATCAAAGCATGAGGTTCTTGACACCATAATTTCAGAGCATGTCGAGACGGTGTTCGATGTTGTCGGCTCGGCCATGCAGGCGTCGCCGGAGCCGGTCAAGCAGTTCGAGACTCTTACGCTGTTGCTGATGAAGACCTATAGCCGCTCAAAGAGCCGGCATACGGTTCTGATGAACGAACTGGGATGCCTGCACGAACGCGAGCGAGAGAGAATCGTGGCGTTGGAACGTCGTGTCGTAAGGTTTACGGAAAGCATAATCGAGAAGATCAACCCGAACTTGATGAAGAGTGTGGGCGTCAGTCGCCCCGTCATTATGCTTTTCTTTGGAATGATCAACTGGACTTATACGTGGTACGACGCCGGTCTGAGTGTCAGTCCCGAGAGGCTTGCCAGAATGGCTTCCAGTATCTTCATGAACGGCCTTCAGGCCACCGATTTTACCGACAACGGCAAGCCCCTGTAG
- a CDS encoding AMP-binding protein, with protein sequence MAKSPDWVAHFRSAGMSPTDLASHDALAAAPTLEKTNLRDLYPFPMLTNDMSTVRRFIATSGTTGLPVMFGMTDRDLDHLLAYQMCRILRTAGVEPSDRFYQGYGYGLWVGGLALDVGLKAYGATNFPLGPGRAELALAYLRDHGYTACSMSPLWLMTLVTAAHEMGMDPKRDWKLRVGLFGGQSVSAAFRDQLEAALPPGFIAHNIYGTTEAGGPVLGISCPYSHDRDEMHLINEDTIITEILDPATMSPVGPGEVGELVITTLDRDASPVVRWRTRDLVRLSDHPYDCPCGRKGMPLVGRIIGRSDDMLKVRGVIVFPTQIEDIIANTEGAVKEAWHIVIDREDKVLEEINIEIEKTKGSNVPREDVAYRVQHAVHSRIGIRANVICHDEGTLPRYEAKAVRVHVRKN encoded by the coding sequence TTGGCGAAGTCGCCCGACTGGGTCGCCCATTTCCGATCGGCGGGCATGTCTCCGACCGATCTGGCAAGCCACGACGCGCTCGCGGCGGCCCCGACCCTTGAGAAGACCAATCTTCGCGATCTCTACCCCTTTCCCATGCTGACCAACGACATGTCGACGGTCCGCCGCTTCATCGCGACGTCGGGCACCACCGGATTGCCCGTCATGTTCGGCATGACCGACCGCGACCTGGATCATCTGCTGGCCTATCAGATGTGCCGTATCCTGCGGACGGCCGGGGTCGAGCCGAGCGACCGGTTCTACCAGGGCTATGGCTACGGCCTTTGGGTCGGGGGGCTGGCGCTGGACGTGGGGCTGAAGGCCTACGGCGCCACCAATTTCCCGTTGGGGCCGGGGCGGGCCGAACTGGCCCTGGCTTATTTGCGCGACCATGGCTACACCGCCTGCTCCATGTCGCCGCTCTGGCTGATGACCCTGGTGACCGCCGCGCATGAAATGGGGATGGACCCCAAACGGGACTGGAAGCTTCGCGTCGGCCTGTTCGGCGGACAATCCGTTTCGGCGGCGTTCCGCGACCAGTTGGAGGCCGCCCTGCCGCCCGGCTTCATCGCCCACAATATTTACGGAACCACCGAGGCGGGCGGGCCAGTGCTCGGTATTTCCTGCCCGTATTCCCATGATCGGGACGAGATGCACCTGATCAACGAGGACACCATCATCACCGAGATTCTCGACCCGGCGACCATGTCGCCGGTCGGGCCGGGCGAGGTCGGCGAACTGGTGATCACCACCCTGGACCGCGATGCCAGTCCGGTGGTTCGCTGGCGGACCCGCGATCTCGTCCGATTGTCCGATCACCCATACGACTGCCCCTGCGGCCGCAAGGGCATGCCGCTGGTCGGCCGGATCATCGGTCGCAGCGACGACATGCTCAAGGTCCGCGGCGTCATCGTGTTTCCCACCCAGATCGAAGACATCATCGCCAATACGGAAGGAGCGGTGAAAGAGGCGTGGCATATCGTCATCGACCGCGAGGACAAGGTCCTCGAGGAAATCAATATCGAGATCGAAAAGACCAAGGGTTCCAACGTCCCCCGCGAGGACGTGGCCTACAGGGTCCAGCATGCCGTCCATTCCCGAATCGGCATCAGGGCCAATGTCATTTGCCACGATGAAGGCACGCTTCCTCGATACGAGGCCAAAGCCGTGCGTGTCCATGTGAGGAAAAACTGA
- a CDS encoding ABC transporter substrate-binding protein, protein MASWVAAVSGPATAAEPIRIGAVLGVTGAVSYIGDPELKTLEMLVDQINAKGGLLGRPVKLIVYDDGGDAAAARTYTNRLIEGDKVDAIIGSSTSGASLAILPLAERGEMPMISLAGAEPIVVPARKWVFKTPQTDRMAVVRTFDDMKARGITRIALLTGADGFGKSGHDIAVDIAAANGMTILLDEVFFPKDVDMGAQLAKVRTAADVQGVLVIGAGVAPAILTKNYRQLGMTYPLYHSHGVASQSFIDMAGEAAEGVRLPAPALLVAGDLSSSDPQREVALGYIRSYQERYGKPPSPFGGYAFDAFNMLVEAIKRANSVDRGKVRDAIEATRSFAGTGGVFTMSAQDHMGLDASAFRIAEVRGGVWRLATP, encoded by the coding sequence ATGGCATCTTGGGTCGCGGCTGTTTCCGGTCCCGCCACCGCCGCCGAGCCGATCCGGATCGGGGCGGTTCTGGGGGTGACCGGGGCGGTGTCGTATATCGGCGACCCCGAGCTCAAGACGCTGGAAATGCTGGTCGACCAGATCAACGCCAAGGGCGGCCTGCTGGGGCGGCCGGTCAAGCTGATCGTCTACGATGACGGCGGCGATGCCGCCGCCGCCCGCACCTATACCAACCGGTTGATCGAGGGCGACAAGGTGGACGCCATCATCGGAAGCAGCACCAGCGGAGCCAGCCTGGCGATTTTGCCCCTCGCCGAAAGGGGCGAGATGCCCATGATCTCCCTGGCCGGGGCGGAGCCCATCGTGGTTCCCGCCAGGAAATGGGTGTTCAAGACTCCTCAAACCGACCGGATGGCGGTGGTCCGGACCTTCGACGACATGAAGGCCCGGGGAATCACCAGGATCGCGCTGCTGACCGGGGCGGACGGGTTCGGCAAGTCCGGACACGACATCGCGGTCGACATCGCGGCGGCGAACGGCATGACCATTCTGCTGGACGAGGTGTTCTTCCCCAAGGACGTCGACATGGGGGCACAGCTCGCCAAGGTCCGGACCGCCGCCGACGTCCAGGGAGTCCTGGTCATCGGAGCCGGTGTCGCACCGGCGATCCTGACCAAGAATTACCGCCAGCTTGGCATGACCTACCCGCTGTATCACTCCCACGGAGTGGCGTCCCAGTCCTTCATCGACATGGCGGGAGAGGCGGCGGAAGGGGTGCGTCTGCCTGCTCCGGCCCTGCTGGTGGCCGGCGATCTGTCGTCCTCCGATCCCCAGCGGGAGGTGGCGCTCGGCTACATCCGTTCCTACCAGGAGCGCTACGGCAAACCGCCGTCGCCGTTCGGTGGCTATGCCTTCGATGCCTTCAACATGCTGGTCGAGGCCATCAAGCGGGCCAATTCGGTCGATCGTGGAAAGGTTCGTGACGCCATCGAGGCGACCAGGAGCTTCGCCGGCACCGGGGGCGTGTTCACCATGAGCGCCCAAGACCACATGGGGTTGGACGCATCGGCCTTCCGCATCGCCGAGGTTCGGGGCGGCGTCTGGCGTCTGGCCACTCCGTAG
- a CDS encoding methylmalonyl-CoA mutase family protein, translated as MKRETDYGYALKSVYGPEDVAGFDYSRDLNDPGGYPYTRGYYPEGYRSRMWTQRMTAGLGTSVDANKVLKKYRDMGQVGGICVISDRVFSDCIDPDHPLGRREAGVLGWPGCSLLEFEEMMEDIPLTGQSITLLGSSAPSTLRLAYVVALAQKRGIDPSKIHGSVMESPFENYFGQTDVSPFDLNLKLFLDASEYVLRNKIRMRASIISQHFQESGGNSAQALAVNLSMVKEICGRLINERGLDFDTTSLLPYELVSVGTRFFEEIAKMRALRRMYARMAKEEFGAKTEKACQLLMAVHTSGRTMTYQQPLNNIARCAIQTLAGVIGGCSALDNATLDNAHSEPSALAARMSLNTQHIVAYESGAADVVDPLAGSYFVEALTNKVEEEGYKIYNEIQAMGGMVAALKKGFIQEMLSAEAAKKFREIDGKERLVVGVNHLVIPPEDDFEIPIQEVHSQDSETIANRMAEWKPTRDQALLNATIGQLYADARKDDRFNLMPSIIEAVKAYATVGEVMGVIRKGRGLSYDPFEMIECPFTFE; from the coding sequence ATGAAAAGAGAAACCGATTACGGCTATGCGCTGAAGTCTGTGTATGGTCCCGAGGATGTTGCCGGGTTTGACTATTCCAGGGATCTCAACGATCCGGGGGGGTACCCCTATACCCGGGGCTATTATCCCGAGGGCTATCGCAGCCGGATGTGGACCCAGCGGATGACGGCCGGGCTCGGCACGTCGGTCGATGCCAACAAGGTCCTGAAAAAATATCGCGACATGGGTCAGGTCGGCGGAATCTGCGTCATCAGCGACCGCGTTTTCTCAGACTGTATCGACCCGGATCATCCGCTCGGCCGCCGGGAGGCCGGCGTGCTGGGCTGGCCGGGCTGCTCCCTCCTCGAATTCGAGGAGATGATGGAGGATATTCCCCTTACTGGTCAGTCGATCACCCTGCTGGGCTCCAGCGCCCCCAGCACGCTGAGGCTGGCCTATGTGGTGGCGCTTGCCCAAAAGCGCGGGATCGATCCCAGCAAGATCCATGGCAGCGTCATGGAATCGCCGTTCGAGAACTATTTCGGCCAGACCGACGTCAGTCCGTTCGATCTGAATCTGAAGCTGTTTCTCGATGCGTCGGAATACGTGCTGCGCAACAAGATTCGCATGCGGGCCAGCATTATCTCCCAGCATTTCCAGGAATCCGGGGGCAACAGCGCCCAGGCGCTGGCCGTCAACCTGTCCATGGTCAAGGAGATCTGCGGGCGCCTGATCAACGAGCGTGGCCTCGACTTCGATACCACTTCTCTGTTGCCCTACGAACTGGTCAGCGTCGGCACGCGGTTCTTCGAGGAAATCGCCAAGATGCGGGCCCTGCGGCGCATGTACGCCAGAATGGCGAAGGAGGAGTTCGGCGCGAAAACCGAAAAGGCCTGCCAGTTGCTGATGGCGGTCCATACCTCGGGCCGGACCATGACCTATCAGCAGCCTTTGAACAATATCGCCCGGTGCGCCATCCAGACGTTGGCCGGCGTCATCGGCGGCTGTTCCGCCCTGGACAACGCCACCTTGGACAACGCCCATTCCGAGCCGTCGGCCCTGGCGGCGCGGATGTCGCTGAATACCCAGCACATCGTCGCCTACGAATCCGGGGCCGCCGACGTGGTGGACCCCCTGGCGGGCTCCTACTTCGTCGAGGCCCTGACCAACAAGGTCGAGGAAGAGGGCTACAAGATCTACAACGAAATCCAGGCCATGGGCGGGATGGTTGCCGCGCTTAAAAAGGGCTTCATCCAGGAAATGCTCTCCGCCGAGGCGGCCAAGAAATTCCGCGAGATCGACGGCAAGGAGCGTCTGGTGGTCGGCGTCAATCACCTGGTGATCCCGCCGGAAGATGACTTCGAGATCCCCATCCAGGAAGTCCACTCCCAGGATTCGGAGACGATCGCCAACCGCATGGCCGAATGGAAGCCGACGCGCGATCAGGCGCTTCTGAACGCCACCATCGGCCAGTTGTATGCGGACGCGCGAAAGGATGACCGCTTCAACCTGATGCCGTCGATCATCGAGGCGGTGAAGGCCTACGCGACGGTGGGCGAGGTCATGGGGGTCATTCGCAAGGGGCGCGGTCTCAGCTATGACCCGTTCGAGATGATCGAATGCCCTTTCACGTTTGAGTAG
- a CDS encoding cobalamin-dependent protein (Presence of a B(12) (cobalamin)-binding domain implies dependence on cobalamin itself, in one of its several forms, or in some unusual lineages, dependence on a cobalamin-like analog.), with protein sequence MLKGKGIKAIVSMIGLDGHTTGGEIVARVLRDAGFEVIYLGATQTPEMILQAAIQEDVDVIGISSHASNYIQIEYLVELLRKNEMSDVPVICGGNIPKHVAKQLKGRGVAEVFPPGSSSADIIGYIVANARGAQRRSA encoded by the coding sequence ATGCTGAAAGGAAAGGGAATCAAGGCCATCGTGTCGATGATCGGCCTGGATGGGCATACCACCGGCGGCGAAATCGTCGCCCGGGTTTTGCGGGATGCCGGTTTCGAGGTGATCTATCTCGGCGCCACCCAGACACCGGAAATGATTCTGCAGGCGGCCATTCAGGAAGACGTCGACGTCATCGGCATCAGTTCGCACGCCTCCAACTACATCCAGATCGAATATCTGGTGGAACTGCTGCGCAAGAACGAGATGTCCGACGTTCCGGTGATCTGCGGCGGCAACATCCCCAAGCACGTCGCCAAGCAACTGAAGGGCCGGGGAGTGGCCGAGGTGTTTCCGCCCGGAAGCTCCAGCGCCGACATCATCGGCTACATCGTCGCCAACGCGAGGGGAGCTCAGCGGCGCTCGGCTTGA
- the meaB gene encoding methylmalonyl Co-A mutase-associated GTPase MeaB — protein sequence MKINGEDKGLIDALGSGDIRTCARIISRIERGDTEVVSLLQALYRAGGRSRVVGVTGPPGAGKSSLVSQLVKVWRKRGLKVAILAVDPSSPFSGGAVLGDRLRMAEHSCDDQVFIRSMASRGQLGGLTKAVGDALTVLDAMPWDIVVVETVGVGQNETDIIRHADVVALVQTPMGGDDIQAAKAGINEIGDIYVVNKGDHPDANRTCRQLRDMISLGQHLNPGDCSWVPPVIKTQSLLGQGADELADQIENRFRNLRENPEMARRRARERIRHRTAEIVRDMLDRRLHSEDGQAVEAMIDSVLVRERDPYALAAGLIAAMT from the coding sequence ATGAAAATCAACGGCGAGGACAAGGGACTGATCGACGCCCTGGGTTCCGGCGATATCAGGACCTGCGCCCGGATCATCAGCCGGATCGAGCGTGGCGACACCGAGGTCGTCTCGCTGCTGCAGGCCCTTTATCGGGCGGGGGGGCGCAGCCGGGTGGTCGGTGTCACCGGACCGCCCGGGGCGGGCAAAAGCTCGCTGGTGAGCCAGTTGGTCAAGGTCTGGCGGAAGCGGGGGCTGAAGGTGGCGATCCTGGCCGTCGACCCCTCCAGCCCGTTTTCCGGCGGAGCCGTGCTCGGCGACCGCCTGAGGATGGCCGAGCACAGTTGTGATGACCAAGTGTTCATCCGCAGCATGGCGTCACGCGGCCAGCTCGGCGGCCTGACCAAGGCGGTTGGCGACGCTCTTACCGTTCTCGACGCCATGCCCTGGGATATCGTCGTGGTCGAGACGGTGGGAGTCGGTCAGAACGAAACCGACATCATCCGTCATGCCGACGTCGTCGCCCTGGTGCAGACCCCCATGGGAGGGGACGATATCCAGGCGGCGAAGGCCGGGATCAACGAAATCGGCGATATCTACGTGGTGAACAAGGGTGACCATCCCGACGCCAACCGGACCTGTCGCCAGCTTCGCGACATGATCTCTCTCGGCCAGCATCTGAATCCCGGCGACTGCTCCTGGGTTCCGCCGGTGATCAAGACACAGTCGCTGCTTGGACAGGGGGCGGATGAACTGGCGGACCAGATCGAAAACCGCTTCCGGAACCTGCGGGAAAATCCGGAAATGGCTCGCCGTCGCGCCCGAGAGCGGATACGTCACCGCACTGCGGAAATCGTTCGCGACATGCTTGACCGGCGGCTCCACTCCGAGGACGGCCAAGCGGTCGAGGCCATGATCGATTCTGTGCTGGTCCGGGAGCGGGACCCCTATGCCCTTGCCGCCGGGCTCATCGCCGCCATGACCTGA
- a CDS encoding helix-turn-helix transcriptional regulator translates to MEAPIGLKGPGGRSSSADWQDYSEIAARTGDGDLGRRLAAVIAAIGQERFEARLADLLAAAANLDQINVVSLEGERTRPLFSWHRACPEMASDLVGQYVSERFFQRDPTLDRLTRSKRQGLCLGLMRRGQIEDDWYRRHFFDDAQLEGKLSILDQSQTHAIYQNYYFATGTEAFSLREVENLARLAETASQCILRHLELRATPAEPSRPDPATVSRILNRRAPSLAVREREVCSRIVTGYTTEAIALDLGITANSVATYRKRAYAKLGICSQHQLFLLCLDT, encoded by the coding sequence ATGGAAGCACCCATCGGCTTGAAAGGCCCGGGGGGCCGGTCGTCGTCGGCCGATTGGCAGGATTACAGCGAGATCGCCGCCCGGACGGGCGACGGCGACCTTGGCCGGCGGCTGGCGGCGGTGATCGCCGCCATCGGCCAGGAGCGGTTCGAGGCGCGGCTGGCCGATCTGCTGGCCGCCGCCGCCAATCTGGACCAGATCAACGTGGTTTCGCTGGAGGGCGAGCGGACCCGCCCGCTGTTCTCCTGGCACCGGGCCTGTCCGGAAATGGCCTCGGATCTGGTCGGCCAATACGTCTCGGAACGGTTCTTCCAGCGCGACCCCACCCTGGACCGCCTGACGCGCTCCAAGCGCCAGGGGCTATGCCTGGGCCTGATGCGGCGCGGGCAGATCGAGGACGACTGGTACCGGCGCCACTTCTTCGACGACGCCCAGTTGGAGGGCAAGCTCTCCATCCTCGACCAGAGCCAGACCCACGCCATCTACCAGAACTACTATTTCGCCACCGGTACCGAGGCGTTCTCGCTGCGGGAGGTGGAGAATCTGGCCCGGCTGGCCGAGACCGCGTCGCAATGCATCCTCCGCCACCTGGAGCTGCGCGCGACCCCGGCCGAACCATCCCGGCCGGACCCGGCCACGGTATCGCGCATCCTCAACCGCCGGGCGCCATCGCTGGCGGTGCGCGAGCGCGAGGTGTGCAGTCGCATCGTCACCGGCTACACCACCGAAGCCATCGCGCTGGATTTGGGGATCACCGCGAACTCGGTGGCCACCTATCGCAAGCGCGCCTACGCCAAGCTGGGAATTTGCAGCCAGCACCAGCTGTTCCTGCTCTGCCTCGATACCTAA